CGCTGCGCCTGGAGCTGCTGCAGGCCGAGAAGGCGCGACTGAAGCTGGGCCAGTTCCAGGCCCGGCCGCTGTCGAGCTTCGTGCGCAACCGGTTGATCGACGAGGTCTACCTCCCCATCGTCGGCGAGAACCTGGCCAAGCAGATCGGCGCCACCGGCGAGGGCAAGCGCACCGACCGCATGGGCCTGCTGCTGCTGATCTCGCCGCCCGGCTATGGCAAGACCACCCTGATGGAGTACGTGGCCGACCGGCTGGGCCTGATCTTCGTGCGCATCAACGGCCCCGCGCTGGGCCACGAGGTGACGGCGCTCGACCCCGCCACCGCGCCCAACAGCGCCGCCCGGCAGGAGCTGGAGAAGCTCAACCTCGGGCTGGCGATGGGCAACAACGTGATGCTGTACGTGGATGACATCCAGCACACCAGCCCGGAGTTCCTGCAGAAGTTCATTGCGCTGGCCGATGGCACCCGCCGCATCGAAGGCGTCTGGAACGGCGAGACGCGCAGCTGGGACCTGCGCGGCAAGCGCTTCGCCGTGGTGATGGCCGGCAACCCGTACACCGAGTCGGGCGAGGTCTTCAGGATCCCCGACATGCTGGCCAACCGGGCCGACATCTACAACCTCGGCGACGTGCTGTCGGGCCGCGAGGCGATGTTCGCGCTCTCCTACATCGAGAACAGCCTGACCGCCAACCCGGCCCTGCTGCCGCTGGCCTCGCGCGATCCCAAGGACGTGCAGCTGCTGGTGCGCCTGGCGCAGGGCGAAGAGGTGCCGGGGAGCGCCTTCTCGCATGCCTACGGCGCGGCCGAGCTGGAGGAGCTGAAGGCCTTGATGCAGCGGCTGTTCCGCGCCCGCGACCTGCTGCTGAAGGTCAACCTGGCCTACATCGAGTCGGCCGCCCAGCAGGACGCCTACCGCAGCGAGCCGCCCTTCAAGCTGCAGGGCAGCTACCGCAACATGAGCAAGCTGGCGGCACGCATCACGCCGCTGATGCATGACGACGAACTCGATGCGCTGCTGCGCGACCACTACCGCGGCGAGGCCCAGACGCTCACCACCGGTGCCGAGGAGAACCTGCTGCGGCTGGCCCAGCTGCTGGGCTCGCCGAGCGAGGCCGAGCAGCGTCGCTGGGAGGCCATCTGCGAGGCCTTCGCCAAGCGCCGCAAGCTGGGCGGGGCCGAGGGCGACGGCAGCACCCGCATCGCGGCCAGCCTGCTCGACGTGGCCGAGGCGGTCGGACGGCTGCAGCCCGCGCCCGCTGCCGAGCCCGAGCTGGGCCGGCTGGCGCAGATGGTGCTGGACATGGCCGCCACCCAGCACCGGGTGCTGGTCTCGCTGATCCGCACCACCCAGCCCCGGCTCTCTCCGGAGCATGCGGTGTGGGACGAGATGAAGCGGGTGGCGGACCAGCTCGACGGGCTGGGCGCCGTCCGCCAGCGCGACGGCGCGCCCCCTGCGGGGCAGGAGGGCTGAGATGCAGCCGCCCCCCCTTGCCACCGAGCCGCCCGACCTGCCGGCGCTGCTGGCCGGGCTGGAGTCCAGCCTCGCCGATGCGCGCCTGAGCGACGACGAGAAGCGCTCGCTGACTCAGGCCCTGCGCGAGGCCTCGCCACCGGAGGAGGGCTTGCGCCAGCTGCGCAACCGCGCCTTCGAGCTGGTGCGCCAGCGCAGCCCCGATGACGGGCAACAGGGCCTGCTGAAGTGGCTCGACGGCGTGGTGCGCGCCATCGACGTCGCCCGCGCACCGGCCGGCAGCCTGCGCAGCGAGGCGTTCTTCAGCCCCGGCGAGGACTGCCTCAATGCCATCCTCGGCCAGCTGCGCGGCGCGCGGCGCAGCATCGACATCTGCGTCTTCACGCTGTCGGACGACCGCATCGCCGAGGAGGTGCTGGCGGCCCACCGCCGCGGCGTCGTGGTGCGCCTGGCCACCGACAACGAGAAGGAGCACGACCGCGGCAGCGACATCGCCCGCCTGCGTGCCGCCGGCATCGCGGTGGCGGTGGACCGCAGCCCCGCGCACATGCACCACAAGTACGCGCTGTTCGACGACCAATGGCTGCTCAACGGCAGCTACAACTGGACCCGCAGCGCCTGCACCGAGAACGAAGAGAACCTGGTGCTCTGCAACGACCCCGCGCTGCTGCGCCACTTCTCGGCGCACTTCGCCCGGCTGTGGCGGCAGCTGGCCGCCGACCGCCCCGGACACAAGGACCGCGCCCGATGAGACGACCCGAGTACGACTGGAAGCTGCCCAAGGAGATCAACGATCGCCTTGGCACCGAGAGCTATGGCGCGCAACGCGCCCTGTGCGAGGCGGGCCACCTGCTGCTGGTGCTGCACGAGGCGCCCACCCGCGGCGGCAACCAGCGCGAGCATGCCGTCTTCCTGCGCAAGCCCGACGGCAAGTGGCTCTACCAGGGCCAGCGCGAGGGCGAGCCGGCGCTGCGCGGACTGCTGGATGGCTACCAGGGCGTGCTGGCCGACCTGGAGGGCCGCTGCGCCAAGGCCGACACGGCCGATGCCCTGCTGCAGGTGCTGGAGCGGCTGATCCCGCTGTCGCGGGCGGCGGCCAACCTGAAGGACGCGCTGCAATCGGCCCGCGAGCAGGTGCGCGAGGACCGGCTGGTGCTGGCACTGCGCGACCAGGCGGTGGAAGTGGCACGCGGCCTGGAGCTGCTGCTGGCCGACGCCCGGCTGTCGCTCGACTACCGGCTGGCGCGCAGCGCCGAAGACCAGGCACAGGCCGCGCTGCAGTTCAGCCGCGCGCAGCACAAGCTGAACATCGTCGCGGCCCTCACCTTCCCGCTGATGGCGCTGGCCGCGGTCTTCGGCATGAACCTCAGGAGCGGGCTGGAAGGCCTGCCCGGCCATGCCTTCTGGGGTGTCTTTGTCGCCGGCCTGTGGCTGGGTGTGATGGTCAAGGGCTGGATCGGCCGCCAGGAAGCGCCCGCGCCGCCTTCGGGCAACGGCCAGAAGAAGCCGGCCCGCCCGCGGCGCTAAGGCGCCTCACCCGCGGCCGGGCCGGCGCAGCAGCGCGGCGCCGGTTGCATTGGAAAGAACGATGGACACCACCACAACAACGAAACCCTTGATGCCGCCCACCTGGAAGCCGGCTGCCGTGGGCGCCCTGCTCTACGCCGGCATGGCGAGCATGGCCGCCCATTGGGGCCTGGCCGCCTGGCAGCCATGCACTGTCAGCTTCGAGGGCGGCTGCGGGCAGGCACGCGCCGTGGCCGGCCTGCTGTCCTGGCTGGCAGCGCTGCTGGCGGTGGCGCTGGGCGGCCGGCTGCAGGCCTGGAGCTGCAGTGCCGGCATGCCGCGGTTGCTGCAGCGGCTGCTGTGGCTGCCGGTGCTGCTGCCCTTTGCGTATGTGGTGGTGCTGGGGGTGGTCCTGTTCGCCCCGGACCTGCTGCGTTCCTACTGAGCGCTGGAATCGTCGCCGGCCGATCCGGCGCCAAGAATCGGGGAGACCGGAATGGGCCATCGCTGCTTTCTCTACCTGCAGGCCGGCATGGCGGGCGAGGCCGCCACCGCGCTGGCCGAAGCGGCCGGTGGCGTGCCGGGTCTGTGGCAGGTGCTGCTGGCCGCCCCGCAATGCGAGCCTGCCCACGACGCCCTGCCGCACCGCCTGCACGCCGACCTGCCGAGGGTGCAGAGCAACGCCCGGCAGGGGCTGGCGCGGCTGGAGCGGTTTGCCGGCTTCGCCGCCCGGCACCCGGCCTGCCGCGAGGTGCCGGCGCTGCCCCGCTACCTCGAAGCCACGGCCGCCTGGCTGCGCGATGCCATCGAGGCTTGCGAGCGGCACGCCGGCGGCCGCGCGGTGGCGGTGCTCAGCGCCGACCTGGCTGCCATCGCCCGCATGGATGGCGACGACCTCGCGCCGGCCGACCGCATCGCCCGCCTGCAGCAGGAATTTGCCGCGCGCTGGCAGCAGCTGGAAGCGGCCGGCCATGCCGGCGCGCTGCACCGCTTCGACGGCTTGCTGGGCTTCGACCTCGACCGGCTGAGCTGCAGCGACTGGGCTGCCTGGTGCCGGCTGTTCGGCCTGGCCGGCTTGCGCCACCCCTACTTCCACGCGGCACAGCAGCGGCCCCAGCCGCTGCGCTACACCGACTTCCAGGCGGCAGCCACCGCGCAGCCCCAGCCGGCCGCCCCTGCGTCGGCGGTCGACCTCGATCGCCTGGCCGAGGCCTGGCGGGCCGGTGACGCGCAGGCCGCACTGGCCCTGTCGCGCGGGCTGCGCAGCTCGCCGGCCGATGCGGCCACCGCCCGCTTGTGGGCCGCTCGCGCCGCCGGTGCCACCGGTGCCACCGGTGCCGACGGTGCCGACGGTGCCGACGGTGCCGACGGTGCCGACGGTGCCGACGGGCCGCCGGGCCCGCCCGAGGCGCTGCCCGCCGCGATGTGCCTGTATGCCGAAGACCTGCTGCACGGCCGCGGCGGCCCGCCCGACCCGGTGGCCGCGCGCGAATGGGCCGAGCGTGCCCTGGCCGCGGGCGACACCGGCCCGCGGCTGTGCCTGCTGCTCGGCGGCCTCCTGCTCGAAGAGACGGCCGGCATCACCGAACCGGGCCGCGCGCTCGGCCTGTTGCGCCACGCCGCCGAGCAGCTGCCCGCCGGCGATGCCGGCCGCACGGCCGCCGAGCGCCAGGTGGGCGAGCTGCTGCTGCAGGCCGGCGGCGCCGAGGCCCTGCGACAGGCGCGCGACTGGCTGGAGCGCGCGGCGCAGGCCGGCGACCGGCAGGCCATGCAGGCGCTGCGCCGCCGGGTCTACGGACCGCCAGGCAGTCCCTGCCACGATGCCGACCGCAGCAGCTACTGGCGCGCCCAGGTGGCGCAGCGGGACCGACACCAACGGCAGGGACGGCCACCGGCCGGCGCCTTCGAAGGCTGGCGGGTGGTGTGGCTGCCGCTGGCCTGCCTGCTGTGGGTCATCGTGCTGCTGGCGCGCAGCATGCGCCGGCTGAGGCGCCGTCTCGGCGCCGTGTTCCGCTGATGGGCCGCGACCTGCCCGCTCGCGGCCTGGCGGCCGGCCGGCAGCGGGCGCTGCGGGTGCTGTGCCTCTCGGCGGCCTTGCTGGCGGCCCTGCCCGGCCCGGCGGCGGCACGCCCGCAGACCGTGCTGTGGGTGTGGGACCGGCCGCAGCGCCTGGCGGACTATCCGGCCGGCGTCGGCCTGGCCTACCTGCATGCCACCGTGCGGCTGAGCGGGCCGGTGGCCGAAGTGCGCTTGCGGCAATGGCCGCTGAAGCCGCCGCCGGATGCCTTCCTGATGCCGGTGGTGCATGTCAGCTTCGACAACCTGCAGCCCGCGCCGCTGGACGACGCGCAGCAGGCCCGCATCGAAGCCGCCCTGCGCCACGCCGCCCGCCACAGCCGCTCCGGCTGGGTGCAACTCGACCTGGAAGCCCGGTTCAGCCAGCGCGCAGCCTATGCCCGCCTGCTGCAGCGCCTGCAGCCGCTGCGCCATGCCGCGACACCGCAGCGGCCGGCAGTGCGCCTGTCCATCACTGCCCTGGCTTCCTGGTGCATGGACGATGCGTGGCTGCCCGCCGGGCTGGTGGACGAAGTGGTGCCGATGTATTTCCGCCTCGGCCCCGACGGCCCGGCCATCCGCGAGCGGCTGCAGCGCGACCGGCAGGCACCGGTGCCCGCCTGCCAGTCCGCCGCCGGCTTCATGCAGGGCGAGCCGGTGGTGGCCCTGCAAGGCCTGCAGCGCCGCTACTTCTTTCACCCCGCCGCCTGGACGGCCGCCGATGTCGCGGCGCTGCCGCCGGCCGGCCTGCCCACAGCAGCGCCCACCCCGCCATGATGAGACGATCCCTCCACCTGCCACGCCGCGCCGCGGCCGTCGCCCTGGCCCTCCTCGCCACCTGGATGGGCGGTCCGGCGGCCGCCAGTGGCGGCGGCCTGCCGGAAGACCTGTATTTCCTCAGCCAGCGCCCCGACCTGCCGACACGCGAGTTCATCACCGGGCCCGGCAGCTTCCAGCCGGAGCACCGGGCGCCCTACCAGGTGGTGTGGTGGTGGCACCTGACCGGCGTACCGATTCCCGACACGGCGGTCGCCCCCCTGGCCGCGGTGCTCGACGGCATCGATCGTGACCGCTGGCCCGGCGAGAACGAATCGGCCCGCCAGGCCTGGCAGGAGGCCCGCAGCCGGGCGCTGGCCCAGCTGGGCCAGGCGCCGCCCGCCGGCGACGACGGCAGCGGCCTGCCACCCTGGAATGCCGCCACGTTCAGCTCGGCCGACGGCTGCTATGCCGACGCCTTCCGCAACGCCATCACAACGCTGGCCGACCGCCAGGCGCGGCATCCGCAGGCCCGCGGCGCCCTGCTGCGCTGGCTGCAGGGCCAGGACCGGGTCTTCAGCCGCTGCGGGGGCGGGCCGGCGGAGCCCGACAGCCTGCCCGACGCCGGCAGCGACGCGCCGGCCTGGCTGCAGCACGACCTCGCCTGGCAGGAGGCGGCCGGCCAGTTCTACGGCGGCGAGCTGGAGGCGGCGGCCACCGCCTACGCCGCCATTGCCGAGGAAGCCGCCAGTCCCTGGCGCCACCTGGCCGGCTACATGCAGCTGCGGGTGCTGGCCCGGCAGCATCCCGGCCCGGACGCAAGCGACCCGGACGGCTCGCCGGCCGAGGCGGAGGCCGAGGCCCGGCAGGCCGCGCTGAGCGAAGAAGTGACGGCACTGAGCGACTCCTTGCTGCGCCGCGCGCCACTGGCGCCGCTGCGCAGCTCCATCGTGCGCCTGCGCGAGGCCCTGCTGATCCGCCACCTGCCACTGCATGAGCGCTTGTTGCGGCTGGTCGATGGCCTGCGTGCGCCCCGCGACGGCGACACCGCGGCCGCCCGGCTGCTGCTGCTCAACCAGACGCTGCGCGACTGCAGCCTCGTCCGCTGCCGCCAGCCCCTGGCCGGCCGGGAGCCGGAGATGCTGCGCTGGCTGTACACCGTGCGCGGCCGGCCCGGGCAGGAAGGCGATGCGCTGGCGCCTGACTGGCAGGCCCGCGAGAGCTGGGCCGGCTACCAGCGCACCGGCGCACTGCCCTGGCTGTTTGCCGCGGCG
This genomic stretch from Eleftheria terrae harbors:
- a CDS encoding phospholipase D-like domain-containing protein, with amino-acid sequence MQPPPLATEPPDLPALLAGLESSLADARLSDDEKRSLTQALREASPPEEGLRQLRNRAFELVRQRSPDDGQQGLLKWLDGVVRAIDVARAPAGSLRSEAFFSPGEDCLNAILGQLRGARRSIDICVFTLSDDRIAEEVLAAHRRGVVVRLATDNEKEHDRGSDIARLRAAGIAVAVDRSPAHMHHKYALFDDQWLLNGSYNWTRSACTENEENLVLCNDPALLRHFSAHFARLWRQLAADRPGHKDRAR
- a CDS encoding CorA family divalent cation transporter — translated: MRRPEYDWKLPKEINDRLGTESYGAQRALCEAGHLLLVLHEAPTRGGNQREHAVFLRKPDGKWLYQGQREGEPALRGLLDGYQGVLADLEGRCAKADTADALLQVLERLIPLSRAAANLKDALQSAREQVREDRLVLALRDQAVEVARGLELLLADARLSLDYRLARSAEDQAQAALQFSRAQHKLNIVAALTFPLMALAAVFGMNLRSGLEGLPGHAFWGVFVAGLWLGVMVKGWIGRQEAPAPPSGNGQKKPARPRR